CCCGTATTGTAGCCTACAATGGCGTGTTTTGAATCTTCAAAAGTGTAATGGTCGTCCATCAAGGTATTGATATGCACCAAACCTTCGCACATGTTTTCTTTCATTTCTACAAAAAAACCAAACTTCACCACACCCGAAATCACGCCTTCATAGACTTGACCAATGCGACTACTCATGTATTCGACCTGTTTGTATTTCGTTGAAGCACGCTCGGCTGTCACCGCTTTTCGCTCCATTGCAGACGTGTGTTCACATTTCTTTTCAAGGGCGTGAATGTCAAATTTAGGCTTAGGGTTCTCCTTCAATTGCTCCGCCAAAATGCGGTGTACCATCACATCAGGATAGCGGCGAATTGGTGATGTGAAATGCGTATAGTGTTTGAATGCCAAACCATAGTGTCCAATATTTTTGGTCGAATAGGCAGCTTTTGCCATTGTCCGAACCGCTAGGGTTTCAAAAAGATGCTGTTCAGGCTTTCCTTGCACCTCGTTTAGTAGCTTGTTAAGAGAGTTCGATATTTCTTCCACCGAATCAAATTCCATTTCATAACCAAACGCTTTTGCGAAATCTTTAAACTCCGCCAATTTTTCCTCATCGGGTGTAGCGTGAACTCGATTGACAAAAGGCACATTTTTGTCAGCGTATTTTTTGGTATTCACAAATTTCGCCACCGAACGGTTGGCTAACAACATGAAGTCTTCAATCAGTAAATTAGAGTCCTTCGTTTCTTTGATATAGACATCAATCGGCTTGCCTTCATCGTCCAAAATAAATTTAACTTCCTTGCTGCCAAAGTTAATGGAACCTGCTTTCATGCGTTCGGCTCGGAGTTTTTTGGCCAATTCATTCAAAACGTGCATTTCCTCGGCATAATCTCCTTCTCTTGTTTCTATCACCTCTTGCGCCTCGCTGTAATTGAAGCGTCTATCCGAATAAATGATGGTTCGGCCGAACCATTCTTTTACCACCTTTGCATTTTCTGTCATTTCAAATACAGCCGAAAAGCACAGTTTTTCTTCATGAGGTCGAAGTGAACACACGAGATTCGATAACTTTTCGGGGAACATCGGTAGTACTCGATCCACCAAATAAACAGAAGTTGCTCTTTTGTAGGCCTCGTCATCCATTGCAGAACTTGGCTTTACATAATGCGCTACATCTGCAATGTGTACACCAATTTCCCAATTTCCGTTATCCAATTTTTGAAGGCTCAAGGCATCATCAAAATCTTTGGCATCTTTTGGGTCAATGGTGAAAGTGGTAATCTGACGAAAATCACGCCGCTTGGCAATTTCTTCTTCGGGGATAATTTGACTGATTTCTTCGGTTTCTTTTTGGACCTCTTTGGGGAAGGTCAATCTAAAACCATTGTCCACCAAAATGGACTGCATCTCTACATTATTGGTACCAGGTTTGCCCAGCACTGCAATGACTTCCGCTTTAGGGCTTTTTTCGTCGGTCTCCCAATCCGTCACCCGAATCAAAACCTTATCACCATCTTCGGCATC
This window of the Chitinophagales bacterium genome carries:
- the rnr gene encoding ribonuclease R, which translates into the protein MKKPKRSSRGNSNKKSSPLANKIVKIFNNDHTLSLTYTAIWRKLGKSKVDKDEAIEATNELWKRGLLNKSERGNRFSINSDKIRSGNRDKRRSGRSTEKIEVEGVVDMTSSGSAFIVSSQLERDAYVPASRLNRAIDGDRVRVSVEMDRKRGKRPEGKVLEILERSQQEFVGIIKLSKRFAFFIADKTSVTFDFFIPLSKTKDAEDGDKVLIRVTDWETDEKSPKAEVIAVLGKPGTNNVEMQSILVDNGFRLTFPKEVQKETEEISQIIPEEEIAKRRDFRQITTFTIDPKDAKDFDDALSLQKLDNGNWEIGVHIADVAHYVKPSSAMDDEAYKRATSVYLVDRVLPMFPEKLSNLVCSLRPHEEKLCFSAVFEMTENAKVVKEWFGRTIIYSDRRFNYSEAQEVIETREGDYAEEMHVLNELAKKLRAERMKAGSINFGSKEVKFILDDEGKPIDVYIKETKDSNLLIEDFMLLANRSVAKFVNTKKYADKNVPFVNRVHATPDEEKLAEFKDFAKAFGYEMEFDSVEEISNSLNKLLNEVQGKPEQHLFETLAVRTMAKAAYSTKNIGHYGLAFKHYTHFTSPIRRYPDVMVHRILAEQLKENPKPKFDIHALEKKCEHTSAMERKAVTAERASTKYKQVEYMSSRIGQVYEGVISGVVKFGFFVEMKENMCEGLVHINTLMDDHYTFEDSKHAIVGYNTGRKYQLGSEVKVVVVKADLASRKIDLEVVSAANVGKIKGFDSMDV